The Silene latifolia isolate original U9 population chromosome X, ASM4854445v1, whole genome shotgun sequence genome contains the following window.
GTTTTGGGGCTTAGAGAAGGATGGTGTGTATACGGTACGCAGCGCATATAGAAGGTTAGCTGGTGATGAGGGTGATATGGCCACTAACTCGGATGAGGATAGGGGACGGCGGCTTTGGACTCGGCTCTAGAAATTTTCGGTTTGGCCTCGCGTTAAGCTCTTCTTTTGGCAATTGTGTAGTGAGGCACTAGCTACTAGAATGAACATCGCAGCACGAGTCGGAGGCGAGTACTCTTTTTGCCCTTTATGTAATTCTTTTTTAGAGTCAAGTCTTCATTTGTTTAGGGATTGTGGGGTGGCCAAATGGGTTTGGGATGGGCTTGGGGTGGATGGTCCGATGGACGGTTGTGCGAGCGATGTTAAGGAGTGGGTGGAAGCTTGTTGGAAGGACATAGGAGAGACGGAATGTGTGAAGATGATGGTAGGATGTTGGGCAACTTGGGAACATCGAAATAGGGTCATTTTTGACAATATTACGGTGGAACCTAATTTCATTGTCACTCGGGCGAAGGATGTTATACATGAAGGGGTTGGGGAGTGTGATGGCGAAGTGAAGGACAGGGGAAGAGCTGCTGGGTCACGGGTCAGAGGTGAGCAGGGAGAGGGGTGGAGGAAACCGCGAGATGGCTATGTTAAACTTAATGTTGATGCGAGTGTGAAGGAGGGAGAGGGAACTACGACGGGCGTTGTGTGTCGGGATGCAGGGGGTGAAGTGTTGTGGGGAATGTCGATTGGGAGGGAGCAACAATGGGAGGTGCATATTGCTGAAGCTTGCGCGGTTTTAGACGACTTAGAAGAAGCGGCGAGGCGTGGAATTCAATTCCTTGAAGTGGAGAGCGATTGTTTACAGGTCATTGAAGCTATTAAAGGAAAACAGACGGAAAGAAGTATGTTCTCTTTGCTGATCGAGGACATTCTTGCGTGTAGTTCTCAATTTAAGTCGGTCTATTGGTTACATGTATCCCGCTCTAACAGCTGTGTAGCTCATGCTTTAGCTCATTGTACTCCTCGTGTTTTGGGTCGTATTTTATGGGACGATGGTTTACCATTGTCTACAAACGCTGCTGTAAGGTTTGATCGTTTATCTAATTAGTTTTGCCTTCGGGCAGttgctttcaaaaaaaaaaaaaaattgaataaggccttaaacaaagattaaacgttatggcacaagcatgtgatagaagcaatttgaacaatattattattaacctattttatcatgttatatactcaattttgc
Protein-coding sequences here:
- the LOC141617235 gene encoding uncharacterized protein LOC141617235, encoding MGFRDFRLFNLALLGKQAWRLITNPTSLWTRIMKARYFPEGEFMNATLGYNPSYTWRNILEARPVLEKGLRGRIGDGMDTYIWKHAWILNSHTGRVISPCGPGNEGMRVGELLSPNGIDWDEEKLNFFFLPFERERIKNIQISPNRPSDIWFWGLEKDGVYTVRSAYRRDCGVAKWVWDGLGVDGPMDGCASDVKEWVEACWKDIGETECVKMMVGCWATWEHRNRVIFDNITVEPNFIVTRAKDVIHEGVGECDGEVKDRGRAAGSRVRGEQGEGWRKPRDGYVKLNVDASVKEGEGTTTGVVCRDAGGEVLWGMSIGREQQWEVHIAEACAVLDDLEEAARRGIQFLEVESDCLQVIEAIKGKQTERSMFSLLIEDILACSSQFKSVYWLHVSRSNSCVAHALAHCTPRVLGRILWDDGLPLSTNAAVRFDRLSN